The proteins below come from a single Terriglobales bacterium genomic window:
- a CDS encoding energy transducer TonB, with amino-acid sequence MRSFFQKSRWFVVVIGLVLGLAVLTHGEDSTRKIKSKVSPQYPELAKKMNVTGAVKLELIVGANGQVKSVRPLGGHPLLIDAAEAAVKQWRYEPGSEGTEVVEIRFTNSNN; translated from the coding sequence GTGCGCAGCTTCTTTCAGAAATCCCGCTGGTTTGTGGTGGTAATCGGACTTGTACTCGGGCTGGCAGTACTTACACATGGTGAAGACTCCACACGAAAGATCAAATCAAAAGTTTCCCCTCAATACCCGGAGTTGGCAAAAAAGATGAATGTAACCGGGGCAGTCAAACTCGAACTTATCGTGGGCGCAAACGGGCAAGTTAAGTCGGTAAGGCCGTTGGGCGGACATCCGCTGTTAATCGACGCAGCCGAAGCCGCCGTAAAACAGTGGCGTTATGAACCCGGCTCAGAAGGTACTGAGGTGGTAGAGATCCGGTTTACGAACAGCAACAACTAG
- a CDS encoding methyl-accepting chemotaxis protein yields the protein MTIAKKLRVGFGIMTGLVFVLGLFNVGALIREHSAKKHTQRSFQLLRDTSALQYQLSQNQIHLDNYLLSGDPAEADKVVSGASHLDEAIHETKARATEEERVPLDRLNEAEHEWLDRFARPLMDKRKQVDSGNSTVAELQIFYLQQNPSDWLKSVKDPVDQTMAATEQVLQDQQQGDAILGTMMTWLASILALVALSGGITVARRVPKSITDPLFHLMLVAREIGDSGDLDQKIDIEREDEIGELSKSFNKMIAYLKEMAGFSEAIAGGDLSVQVQPRSQRDTLGRAFSEMTIGLRALVKSTRDSASQVAGGSNEVASASDESAKINVQAASAIDEVTSTMHEMSINVQNMVKNTQTQASSVSETSASIDQMVASIQRVADTAKVLLEISQRSREEVQSGIQTMEKTTDGLNKINGSIQASSGIIRALGTRADDIGKIIEVIDDLAEQTNLLALNAAIEAARAGEHGLGFAVVADEVRKLAEKSAQSTREISDLIESIQKEARKAVENMDKSTTIVNDGLVQGTELSTALKKISNVVTEVYKFAQEIGAATNEQSHGSSQIARATTRLNEITHEINSSVEEQASGAQAVVRAMEKMRELIQRSTSGSTELAASAEQMNKMSRAMLESMDRFVLEALQANANGHRKGANGHWQEDQKPQTRYATTVN from the coding sequence ATGACAATCGCAAAAAAGCTTCGCGTTGGCTTTGGCATCATGACCGGCTTGGTATTCGTACTCGGCCTGTTCAATGTGGGAGCTCTCATCCGCGAGCACTCGGCGAAGAAGCACACGCAACGATCGTTCCAATTGTTGCGCGACACCTCTGCTCTGCAGTATCAACTCAGCCAAAATCAGATCCATCTGGACAATTACTTGTTGAGCGGCGATCCCGCCGAGGCTGACAAGGTTGTGAGCGGGGCGTCTCATCTCGATGAAGCCATTCACGAAACCAAAGCCAGAGCAACCGAAGAGGAACGTGTTCCGCTTGACCGTCTGAATGAGGCAGAGCACGAATGGCTCGACCGTTTTGCACGTCCGCTAATGGACAAACGCAAACAGGTTGATTCGGGCAATTCGACGGTGGCGGAACTGCAGATCTTTTATCTCCAGCAAAATCCCAGCGATTGGCTGAAGAGCGTGAAAGATCCCGTCGATCAGACCATGGCAGCCACCGAGCAGGTGCTGCAAGACCAACAGCAGGGTGACGCCATATTGGGAACGATGATGACCTGGCTGGCCAGCATTCTTGCCCTCGTGGCGTTGAGTGGGGGCATCACGGTTGCGCGTCGAGTTCCCAAGTCGATCACAGATCCGCTCTTCCATCTGATGTTGGTGGCGCGTGAGATCGGCGACTCGGGTGATCTCGATCAGAAGATCGATATCGAGCGGGAAGATGAGATCGGCGAGCTTAGCAAGAGCTTCAACAAAATGATCGCCTATCTGAAAGAGATGGCGGGATTCTCCGAGGCGATTGCCGGCGGAGATCTGAGCGTGCAAGTACAGCCCCGCTCGCAGCGTGACACGCTGGGTCGAGCGTTCTCTGAAATGACGATCGGGCTGCGCGCGCTGGTTAAGAGCACTCGCGACAGCGCGTCGCAGGTTGCCGGCGGATCGAACGAAGTCGCCAGCGCTTCAGACGAATCGGCAAAGATCAACGTCCAGGCTGCATCGGCTATTGATGAAGTCACCAGCACCATGCACGAGATGAGTATCAACGTACAGAACATGGTGAAGAACACGCAGACGCAGGCATCGAGCGTGAGCGAAACGTCAGCATCGATCGATCAGATGGTCGCTTCCATTCAACGCGTCGCCGATACCGCCAAGGTTCTGCTCGAGATTTCGCAGCGCTCACGCGAAGAGGTGCAGAGCGGAATCCAGACGATGGAGAAGACGACCGATGGATTGAACAAGATCAATGGTTCCATTCAGGCATCGTCCGGAATTATCCGCGCTCTGGGCACTCGCGCCGACGACATCGGCAAGATCATCGAAGTAATCGATGATCTCGCAGAGCAGACGAACCTGCTTGCTCTGAATGCCGCTATCGAAGCTGCGCGTGCCGGCGAACACGGACTCGGTTTCGCCGTCGTAGCCGACGAAGTACGCAAGCTGGCAGAAAAATCGGCGCAATCTACGCGGGAAATTTCCGATCTGATCGAGAGCATCCAGAAAGAGGCCCGCAAAGCGGTTGAGAATATGGACAAGAGCACCACCATCGTCAACGACGGTCTGGTGCAAGGTACGGAACTCAGCACTGCTCTCAAGAAGATCTCAAACGTCGTCACCGAAGTCTACAAGTTTGCTCAGGAAATCGGCGCAGCTACCAACGAGCAGTCGCACGGTTCTTCGCAGATTGCCCGCGCTACTACGCGATTGAATGAAATCACGCACGAAATCAATTCGTCGGTTGAGGAACAGGCATCGGGCGCGCAAGCTGTGGTTCGCGCCATGGAAAAGATGCGCGAGCTGATCCAGCGTTCCACTTCGGGATCGACTGAACTTGCTGCCTCTGCCGAGCAGATGAATAAGATGTCGCGGGCCATGCTCGAATCCATGGACCGCTTTGTGCTCGAAGCTCTGCAGGCGAACGCCAATGGGCATCGCAAAGGCGCAAACGGCCACTGGCAAGAAGATCAGAAGCCGCAGACCCGGTACGCAACGACGGTGAATTAA
- a CDS encoding chemotaxis protein CheW: MAKDLQLVGFRIGKETFGVPIHLVHEIVRVPEITAVPDAPEYVEGVINLRGKIVSVIDLRKRFGEKRIERTRKNRILVAEIERKMVGLIVDTASEVLRICPNEIEDPPDVLNDAELKYVTGVGKLNGRLIILVDLAKIMQKGELRRLGEMTVPAMA, translated from the coding sequence ATGGCGAAGGACCTACAACTCGTCGGTTTCCGGATCGGGAAAGAAACGTTCGGTGTTCCGATTCACCTTGTTCACGAAATCGTTCGCGTTCCCGAGATTACTGCCGTGCCGGATGCGCCGGAGTACGTCGAGGGCGTCATCAACTTGCGCGGAAAAATCGTTTCGGTCATCGATCTGCGAAAGCGTTTTGGAGAAAAAAGGATCGAACGCACTCGGAAAAACCGAATCCTGGTGGCGGAGATCGAACGCAAGATGGTTGGCCTCATCGTTGACACTGCTTCTGAAGTGCTGCGGATTTGTCCAAACGAGATCGAGGATCCACCCGATGTTCTCAATGATGCTGAACTTAAATACGTCACCGGTGTGGGCAAATTGAACGGTCGACTCATCATTTTGGTCGACTTAGCAAAAATCATGCAAAAGGGTGAGTTACGAAGGCTGGGAGAGATGACAGTTCCCGCAATGGCGTAA
- a CDS encoding protein-glutamate O-methyltransferase CheR, translated as MATFTVPINISDAELKLLQTLIYQECGMHFDERRVHFLQDRLQRRLKACNLDSFYSYYRLLTSRDGKGELSALLENLTVNETSFFRNRAQLDLFQKTILEEILHRKQGRRDWTLRCWSAGCSTGQEPYTMGMQISDALAYYYLRNPLPFDMPSPKPLIPPPWKVEILASDISYSALRAAQEGSYTDSQMEAVDYSFRLRYFDKLGDRYVVKKALKELVHFDFHNLKTEFLPQRNDVIFCRNVMIYFDEAEQKRLIDKFYRCLNPEGYLLVGHAESLFGLTDKFRMIHENNGTAYQRIEATV; from the coding sequence ATGGCTACTTTCACTGTTCCAATCAACATTAGCGACGCCGAACTCAAGCTGCTGCAGACCTTGATCTATCAGGAATGCGGAATGCATTTTGACGAGCGCCGCGTTCACTTTCTGCAGGACCGGTTGCAGCGCCGCCTGAAAGCCTGCAACCTCGACAGCTTTTACAGCTACTACCGCTTGCTTACGAGCCGGGACGGAAAAGGAGAGCTCAGCGCACTGCTCGAAAACCTCACGGTCAACGAGACTAGCTTCTTCCGCAATCGCGCGCAGCTCGACCTCTTCCAAAAAACAATTCTCGAAGAAATCCTGCATCGCAAGCAGGGACGGCGTGATTGGACGCTGCGCTGCTGGAGCGCTGGCTGCTCCACCGGCCAGGAGCCATACACGATGGGCATGCAGATTTCCGATGCACTGGCCTACTACTATCTGCGCAATCCACTGCCGTTTGACATGCCCTCCCCCAAGCCACTGATTCCACCTCCGTGGAAAGTAGAGATTCTGGCTTCAGACATCAGTTATTCGGCGTTGCGAGCAGCACAGGAAGGCTCCTACACGGATTCCCAAATGGAAGCCGTCGATTACAGCTTCCGCCTGCGCTACTTCGACAAGCTCGGCGACCGTTACGTAGTGAAAAAGGCGCTCAAAGAACTCGTACACTTCGATTTTCACAATCTCAAAACGGAATTCCTGCCCCAGCGCAACGACGTAATCTTCTGCCGCAACGTGATGATTTATTTCGACGAAGCCGAGCAGAAGCGCCTGATCGACAAGTTCTATCGCTGTTTGAATCCTGAAGGTTATTTGCTCGTTGGGCATGCAGAGAGTCTGTTTGGACTCACAGACAAGTTCCGCATGATTCACGAGAACAACGGCACGGCGTATCAACGCATCGAGGCGACGGTTTGA
- a CDS encoding chemotaxis protein CheA, with protein sequence MSFFSEEQQFEMRELFFETASELLQALNEQGLRLEQNPQNAELVREVRRTVHTLKGDSAACGFEELSSLAHQLEDVLTPEIAASSKGKLVEAVLSAADIFVALLTCYREGTQPPTAATVRAVATVRERIRELVVTPEPRHIVPYKLTGRFAWTEYEQIAIERELSKGRAVYNIALAIDPHCPMKAAAVQLVKNALTQFGDILAAFPEEGSLSEQIDVLEFALASSAPAESIEGKCRIPSIISTVVIHPVSLNGNQEAQLCTDVFSSDDADVLGISEREAEPTTEESTAAAAANSLANAKLRVDAERIDAVLNLVGELVIGKSMLMQTAGEFEKRFPKDPLRTKFSDAMAFQARVLNDLQKSVMKIRMVPVEQLFRRFPRLVRDVAKTCGKDVVLQVSGQETDLDKSILDGLAEPLSHLLRNAVDHGIETAEERVAAGKAAHGTIKLNAFHQGNQIVIECSDDGGGIDRLKLVTKAVERGVLSHEEAEHLSDADALHLVFHPGLSTAEQITEISGRGMGMDIVKSVIERLKGSVTIDSKSGQGTSFLLKVPLTLAIIKALMFRVSDRLYAVPLASVLEIARASASDLHRVDQREVMQLRDQVLTLVRMDQLVKHGPMPVSKRIFVVVVAIADRKFGLIVDRLVGEEELVIKALDNDIAATELVSGASILGDGSVVLILNLSAVVARLGRAPLAMEAVTA encoded by the coding sequence TTGAGCTTCTTCTCGGAAGAACAACAATTCGAAATGCGCGAGCTGTTCTTTGAGACCGCCTCGGAGCTTTTGCAGGCGCTGAATGAGCAGGGCCTCCGTCTTGAACAGAACCCGCAAAACGCTGAACTCGTACGTGAAGTGCGTAGAACTGTCCACACTCTGAAGGGCGACTCGGCTGCCTGCGGATTCGAAGAACTGAGTAGCCTCGCTCATCAGCTTGAAGACGTGCTTACGCCCGAAATTGCTGCGTCGAGCAAAGGCAAGCTGGTGGAAGCGGTACTGAGTGCCGCAGACATTTTTGTAGCCTTACTTACCTGCTATCGCGAGGGAACGCAGCCGCCAACCGCTGCTACAGTTCGTGCTGTCGCGACAGTTCGTGAACGGATTCGTGAACTGGTTGTCACTCCTGAGCCGCGCCACATTGTTCCCTATAAGCTGACGGGCCGGTTTGCCTGGACCGAGTATGAGCAAATCGCCATCGAGCGTGAACTCAGCAAGGGACGCGCCGTGTACAACATCGCGCTGGCAATTGACCCACATTGCCCGATGAAGGCTGCCGCGGTTCAGCTGGTCAAGAATGCGCTGACTCAGTTCGGTGACATTCTGGCTGCTTTTCCTGAAGAGGGCTCCCTCTCCGAGCAGATCGATGTACTGGAATTTGCGCTCGCCTCGTCCGCACCTGCCGAGAGCATCGAGGGCAAGTGCCGGATCCCATCGATTATCTCCACTGTTGTGATACATCCTGTTTCCCTCAATGGGAATCAGGAGGCGCAGCTATGCACCGACGTTTTTTCTTCCGATGACGCGGACGTTCTCGGAATATCGGAACGAGAGGCCGAACCAACCACGGAAGAAAGCACAGCTGCCGCCGCCGCAAACTCGCTCGCGAACGCAAAGCTGCGCGTCGACGCAGAACGGATCGACGCGGTTCTCAACCTGGTTGGAGAACTCGTCATCGGCAAGTCCATGCTGATGCAGACTGCCGGAGAATTCGAAAAACGGTTCCCCAAAGATCCTCTGCGCACGAAGTTCTCTGACGCGATGGCATTCCAGGCACGCGTGCTCAACGACCTGCAGAAATCGGTAATGAAGATTCGTATGGTGCCGGTCGAGCAGCTCTTTCGGCGCTTTCCCCGCCTCGTTCGCGATGTGGCAAAGACCTGCGGCAAAGACGTTGTCCTGCAGGTTTCCGGACAAGAGACCGATCTCGACAAGAGCATTCTTGATGGGCTTGCCGAGCCGCTATCGCACCTCCTTCGCAATGCGGTCGATCACGGGATTGAGACTGCCGAAGAGCGAGTTGCTGCCGGCAAGGCGGCCCACGGAACGATCAAGCTCAACGCATTCCATCAAGGCAATCAGATCGTGATTGAATGCTCCGATGATGGCGGCGGAATCGACAGGCTCAAGCTCGTCACCAAAGCGGTGGAACGAGGCGTGCTCTCGCATGAAGAAGCAGAGCACCTTTCAGATGCTGACGCGCTCCATCTCGTCTTCCACCCAGGCCTGAGCACTGCAGAGCAAATCACGGAGATCTCCGGACGCGGCATGGGAATGGACATCGTGAAATCGGTCATCGAGCGGTTGAAAGGTTCTGTGACCATCGATTCCAAATCGGGACAGGGGACGAGTTTTCTGCTGAAAGTTCCACTGACTTTGGCGATCATCAAAGCGCTGATGTTCCGCGTCTCGGACCGGCTGTATGCCGTACCACTCGCGTCGGTGCTGGAGATCGCCCGCGCATCAGCTTCCGATTTGCACCGCGTGGATCAGCGTGAAGTCATGCAGCTTCGCGATCAGGTGCTGACCCTCGTCCGCATGGACCAGCTGGTGAAGCACGGCCCGATGCCGGTATCAAAGAGGATTTTTGTGGTCGTTGTAGCCATTGCCGATCGCAAGTTCGGATTAATCGTTGATCGTCTTGTGGGCGAAGAAGAGCTTGTGATCAAAGCGCTCGACAACGACATCGCTGCTACTGAATTGGTGAGCGGAGCGTCGATCCTCGGCGATGGCAGTGTAGTTCTGATTTTGAATCTTTCTGCGGTAGTGGCGAGGCTCGGACGAGCGCCGCTGGCCATGGAGGCGGTCACGGCGTGA
- a CDS encoding chemotaxis response regulator protein-glutamate methylesterase encodes MSDGSKVRVLVIDDSALMRKLIPRILARDPEIEVVGTAMDGSFGLKKIEELRPHVITLDLEMPRMDGMEALRQITRSYRLPVVVVSAHSVNGAAATFKALQLGAFDFVPKPFDASQAKMEGVAEALVEKVKIAARYGTKGTMPLREAAKVQKPMNRLNVAPTKVIAIGISTGGPNALQHLLSDLPGDFSGALLIVQHMPEGFTEMFARRLHECCAIDVREARSGDVLVAGRALICPGNRHMRVRRMPLGDVVVLSDDNKVNGHRPSVDVLFQSVAKEFGAKSVGLLMTGMGEDGAEGLGAIKKSGGLTLAQDEHSCVVFGMPKAGIDRGHVMRVVPLDALPNVLVRNCSAPSRSSVNAGVNA; translated from the coding sequence GTGAGTGACGGGTCAAAGGTACGGGTTCTGGTAATCGATGATTCGGCTCTGATGCGCAAGCTGATTCCGCGAATTCTCGCGCGCGATCCGGAGATTGAAGTAGTAGGTACGGCCATGGATGGCAGCTTTGGATTGAAAAAAATCGAAGAGCTCAGGCCGCACGTGATCACGCTCGACCTGGAGATGCCGCGCATGGACGGCATGGAGGCGCTGCGTCAGATCACGCGCAGCTATCGCCTTCCTGTGGTCGTGGTGAGTGCACATAGTGTGAACGGCGCGGCGGCTACTTTTAAAGCGCTGCAACTCGGAGCCTTCGATTTCGTTCCGAAACCCTTCGATGCTTCGCAGGCAAAGATGGAAGGCGTCGCTGAGGCTCTTGTTGAAAAAGTCAAAATTGCTGCGCGCTATGGCACGAAAGGAACGATGCCTCTGCGCGAAGCCGCCAAAGTACAGAAGCCGATGAATCGCCTTAATGTGGCGCCGACGAAAGTAATCGCAATCGGAATCTCGACTGGCGGACCTAATGCGCTGCAGCACCTGCTCTCGGATTTGCCAGGAGACTTCAGCGGAGCACTGTTGATCGTCCAGCACATGCCGGAAGGATTTACCGAGATGTTCGCGCGTCGACTGCACGAATGCTGCGCCATTGACGTAAGAGAAGCTCGCTCAGGGGACGTGTTGGTCGCAGGCCGCGCACTGATCTGCCCTGGCAATCGGCACATGCGGGTGCGGCGCATGCCGTTGGGCGATGTCGTCGTCTTAAGCGACGACAACAAAGTAAACGGACACCGCCCTTCGGTCGATGTTCTCTTTCAGTCCGTCGCGAAGGAATTTGGTGCGAAGTCAGTTGGATTGCTGATGACCGGCATGGGGGAGGACGGCGCCGAAGGTCTGGGAGCTATCAAGAAATCGGGCGGCCTTACGCTTGCGCAGGACGAGCATTCCTGCGTGGTGTTCGGCATGCCCAAAGCGGGAATCGACCGCGGACACGTGATGCGAGTCGTACCGCTGGACGCGTTGCCGAATGTACTGGTTCGGAATTGCTCTGCACCATCGCGGAGCAGCGTGAACGCGGGAGTAAACGCTTGA
- a CDS encoding response regulator, translated as MEQFAAIVRSKDNKPVRYLIVDDSIFARKNIAKMLESFGGEVVGEAGDGCTAITEYERLQPDLVLMDITMPQMEGIEAAERIIRQFQNARIVMVSSVGYQENIVAALQKGARHFVQKPVKPDVLYEVIRYVMGDDVLTTSAVGAGAQ; from the coding sequence ATGGAGCAATTTGCTGCGATAGTCCGAAGCAAAGATAACAAGCCGGTGCGCTACCTGATCGTGGATGACTCGATCTTCGCGCGCAAAAACATCGCCAAGATGCTCGAGTCATTCGGCGGCGAAGTGGTCGGCGAAGCAGGCGATGGCTGCACTGCCATTACCGAATACGAGCGTCTGCAGCCGGATCTCGTGCTGATGGACATCACCATGCCACAGATGGAAGGCATTGAAGCCGCCGAGCGCATCATTCGGCAGTTCCAGAATGCACGCATCGTGATGGTCTCGTCGGTGGGCTACCAGGAGAACATCGTCGCCGCACTGCAAAAAGGCGCGCGCCACTTCGTTCAGAAGCCAGTGAAGCCCGACGTCCTGTACGAAGTCATTCGCTACGTCATGGGCGACGACGTCCTCACCACTTCAGCGGTCGGAGCAGGAGCACAGTAG
- a CDS encoding chemotaxis protein CheX, whose translation MKMELIQPFINSADAVLAESLQCETRIGDVSMEEETYRRKGVAAQIEIAGDIEGRIILDTDSQTAMHLAKHLAGGEVQPSDELVRETVCELANMVIGNAITSLNDQGFRFKISPPEVHTAEQGLSGSEETEALVMCFETQKGSVYMNIAMRHNRRRKEERSTVVVA comes from the coding sequence ATGAAGATGGAGCTGATCCAGCCTTTCATCAACTCGGCCGACGCGGTGCTCGCTGAGAGTCTCCAGTGCGAAACACGCATCGGCGATGTAAGTATGGAGGAGGAAACCTATCGCCGCAAAGGCGTTGCCGCGCAGATCGAGATCGCCGGAGACATCGAAGGGCGCATCATCCTCGACACCGACTCGCAGACGGCAATGCACCTTGCAAAGCATCTGGCAGGCGGAGAAGTCCAGCCTTCCGACGAACTCGTGCGCGAGACGGTTTGCGAACTTGCCAATATGGTGATTGGCAACGCAATCACCAGCCTTAACGATCAGGGATTTCGCTTCAAGATTTCACCACCCGAGGTTCACACGGCAGAGCAGGGCCTGAGTGGAAGCGAAGAAACCGAAGCCCTGGTGATGTGCTTTGAGACGCAAAAAGGCAGTGTGTACATGAACATTGCCATGCGGCACAATCGACGCCGCAAAGAAGAACGTTCGACCGTCGTGGTTGCGTAG
- a CDS encoding YncE family protein, translated as MKFSRLAALAGAAIVCALISGCGDIFRPVATPLPQPSPDPQNFRLAVVTACQLDPNPPDPNNPCSATGVASQAMDVNVSGDSIDGVVPVGGSPVFALVQNFAGISATITTTDFSSDTVTQHSDAHSPGAAPAVSSAATVGLPSGAKPISIVSANGIFYVAESGRNAVGVLGGGFPLSLSTEIQVGQTPVNLALLPNSKEVYVLNKGSNDVTVISTADNSVLATVPVGTTPVWAVPSADSSRVFVVNQGSGDVSVIDATSHTVNATVPVGSSPNYAVLDAKNQRVLVTNSGSNTLSVINGDPTSPNPLSVIKTITVGTTPRSVTALADGTRIYVANTGSNSVSVISSLNLTVTKTIPVGTSPVSIASDGDSAKVFTANRDSQDVSVILTSSDTEAADASGNPTRIPAPCVQTSSSACQRLSPIFVAIGG; from the coding sequence ATGAAGTTTTCACGGTTGGCCGCGTTGGCCGGAGCGGCCATTGTTTGCGCGTTGATTTCTGGATGCGGAGATATCTTTCGTCCGGTGGCTACGCCGCTGCCGCAGCCCTCTCCGGATCCCCAGAATTTTCGATTGGCCGTAGTTACGGCGTGCCAGTTGGATCCCAACCCACCCGATCCTAACAATCCGTGTTCTGCGACGGGCGTTGCCAGCCAGGCGATGGACGTGAACGTTTCTGGTGACTCGATCGACGGAGTTGTGCCTGTGGGCGGCAGTCCGGTATTCGCGTTGGTTCAGAATTTCGCCGGTATCAGTGCAACCATAACCACCACAGATTTCAGCAGCGACACCGTTACTCAGCACTCCGATGCTCATAGCCCTGGAGCCGCGCCAGCGGTCTCATCGGCTGCGACGGTTGGTTTGCCGTCTGGAGCAAAGCCAATCTCAATCGTGAGCGCGAATGGCATATTCTATGTGGCTGAATCCGGTCGGAACGCGGTAGGAGTTCTGGGAGGAGGGTTTCCATTATCGCTGAGCACGGAAATCCAGGTTGGCCAGACTCCGGTAAATCTGGCTCTACTTCCCAATTCCAAAGAAGTGTACGTGCTGAATAAGGGCAGCAATGATGTAACCGTGATATCGACGGCCGACAACAGCGTGCTCGCCACCGTTCCGGTTGGCACCACTCCGGTTTGGGCCGTTCCATCGGCAGACAGCAGTCGCGTCTTTGTGGTGAATCAAGGATCAGGAGATGTGAGCGTGATCGACGCTACCAGCCACACGGTCAATGCCACCGTGCCGGTTGGCTCATCTCCGAATTATGCGGTGCTCGATGCTAAGAACCAGCGCGTGTTGGTCACCAATTCGGGATCGAACACGCTGAGCGTAATCAACGGCGATCCGACATCGCCGAACCCGCTCAGTGTCATAAAGACAATCACCGTGGGGACAACTCCGCGGTCGGTAACTGCGCTCGCAGATGGAACTCGGATCTATGTCGCGAATACAGGGTCGAACTCAGTGAGCGTGATTAGCAGTTTGAATTTAACTGTCACGAAAACAATTCCAGTCGGCACGAGTCCGGTCTCGATTGCTTCCGATGGGGATAGCGCGAAGGTGTTTACCGCTAATCGCGATTCGCAGGATGTATCGGTGATCCTGACTAGCTCCGATACGGAAGCGGCGGACGCAAGCGGTAATCCAACGCGTATTCCTGCGCCATGCGTACAGACTTCGTCATCTGCCTGTCAGCGTCTCAGTCCAATCTTTGTTGCTATCGGTGGATAG
- a CDS encoding cysteine desulfurase family protein, which yields MQRVYLDSNATTPVLPEVFEAMRPYYQDQFGNASSIHHHGQHARAAVEQAREAVARLLGCRAAEIVFTSGGTEADNLAIFGIAGAGDHVITSQIEHHAVLNACKRLEKRGVEVTYLPVDGEGLVNPDELRKALRAKTKLISIMMANNETGVIEPVEEIGRAAAEADVYFHTDAVQAAGKIPVDLKKIGCDLLSISAHKFHGPQGIGALYVRRGTLIDPLFYGGNHERQRRAGTENLPGIIGLGCAADIALRGLQNGDMARIAKMRGRLESTLLEQIDEAGVNSGAAPRVPNTSNIYFDHIEGEAMVIALDLKGLAVSTGAACSSGAIEPSHVLTAMGLPPERARASIRFSIGKHNTEDDIDFALSVIPATIARLRELSPTYTR from the coding sequence ATGCAGCGCGTTTACCTGGATAGCAATGCGACCACGCCGGTTCTGCCCGAAGTGTTTGAGGCGATGCGTCCGTACTACCAGGACCAGTTCGGGAATGCTTCTTCCATCCACCATCATGGGCAGCATGCTCGTGCTGCGGTGGAGCAGGCCAGGGAAGCGGTGGCGCGACTACTTGGCTGCCGTGCTGCTGAGATCGTGTTCACGAGCGGAGGCACGGAGGCGGATAATCTCGCGATTTTTGGGATCGCCGGCGCAGGCGATCACGTTATAACTTCGCAGATCGAGCATCATGCCGTACTGAATGCCTGCAAGCGCCTGGAAAAGCGCGGAGTCGAAGTCACTTACCTGCCGGTTGATGGAGAAGGATTAGTTAATCCAGACGAGCTGCGCAAGGCGCTGCGGGCGAAGACGAAGCTCATCTCGATCATGATGGCGAACAACGAAACCGGAGTGATCGAGCCGGTGGAGGAAATCGGGCGCGCTGCTGCCGAAGCCGATGTTTACTTCCATACCGATGCGGTCCAGGCGGCAGGCAAGATTCCCGTTGACCTAAAGAAGATCGGCTGCGATCTGCTGTCGATTTCAGCGCACAAGTTTCATGGTCCGCAAGGCATTGGCGCGCTCTATGTCCGACGCGGCACGCTGATCGATCCTCTTTTCTATGGCGGGAACCACGAGCGCCAGCGGCGGGCAGGAACCGAGAACCTTCCGGGCATTATCGGACTGGGGTGCGCGGCGGATATCGCGTTGCGCGGCTTGCAGAACGGTGACATGGCTCGCATCGCGAAGATGCGCGGCCGTCTGGAATCGACGCTGCTGGAACAGATCGACGAGGCCGGAGTCAACAGCGGAGCGGCGCCTCGGGTTCCTAACACCAGCAACATCTACTTCGATCACATCGAAGGCGAGGCCATGGTCATCGCGCTCGACCTGAAGGGATTGGCGGTCTCGACCGGCGCGGCGTGTTCGTCGGGTGCGATCGAGCCCTCGCATGTCCTGACCGCGATGGGATTGCCGCCCGAACGAGCGCGGGCCAGCATTCGCTTCAGCATCGGGAAGCACAATACCGAAGATGACATCGACTTCGCTTTATCGGTGATCCCGGCGACTATCGCGCGACTGCGGGAGTTGTCTCCGACTTACACCCGGTGA